A window of Patescibacteria group bacterium contains these coding sequences:
- a CDS encoding MotA/TolQ/ExbB proton channel family protein, which produces MKGKLLNLLYITYLPLAYLSVKTFELISIFKKLSDQGFIVYLTGFLFCMALHHLLLTCEKQKFNAFCEMIPMSGFLGTVIGLIQQIDLLASGSSSKEGLIVALLTTGQGLILVMVLQLIKMLLPKKMKDGITAESPK; this is translated from the coding sequence ATGAAAGGCAAGCTCTTGAATCTTCTTTACATTACTTATCTTCCTTTGGCATATTTGTCAGTAAAGACATTTGAACTGATTAGCATTTTCAAGAAACTGTCTGATCAAGGCTTCATTGTTTATTTAACTGGATTTTTGTTTTGCATGGCATTGCATCATCTTCTTTTAACTTGCGAAAAACAAAAGTTTAATGCTTTTTGTGAAATGATTCCGATGTCAGGATTTCTTGGGACTGTTATCGGCTTAATACAACAAATCGATCTTCTTGCTTCAGGAAGCTCGTCAAAAGAAGGCTTGATTGTTGCATTGCTAACAACTGGTCAAGGATTGATTTTGGTCATGGTATTGCAATTGATAAAGATGCTGTTGCCAAAAAAGATGAAAGACGGAATTACTGCGGAGAGTCCAAAATGA